CGAAAACGttattggcaatctcaaaatcccAACTACATACCTCCTAAGAAAGAATCAATTGACAAAGGAAAGCAAAAgctaaaaggaaaagaaaattttagTCCAAATTCCTACTATTCCAAAGCTCAGAACCGAATGACTAGTTTCAGTCCAAACGTCAACGCTAACAACCAATCGTCAACTTTCGGTTCCAACAACACTCAGAACCGAAAGTCAAGTTTCGATCAAAAGTTTAGTTTCGGTCCTTCCAACTCCTAAAGAAAATTCAATTCAGtgaaggacatcaaaggaaagggaaaacttgattttgattttaatatcaaaaataagaaaaagtcAGCTAACCCTACGATTCAAAAGAAAACACCAAGACCATCTAACAACACACCatcgaatacaccaaaatttaaacaagataaaaccaaaatcaaggtgtataccatcaaaagaaaagatcaatccactctaataaaaagaacttatatggttgatgtttctactgcaattcctttttctgtgaaaaacccacaaggacccaagaaactttgggtttctAAATCTGTTGgattttgaacattctaacactcctaagtgtacatgcaaccctaaataccttggatctatgttttctctattatacatgcaaatattaactttccaaggtattcatccttaCTAGCATAAtgacattgattcatatgaatatatcaagttagaattacatacctctttgatgtagaatgtcttcatgaagcttgagtgcctagtgccccaagtatgacacctcaaatggttcacacaacaccaaatacacttagaataacttgagaaaatatacacacttcatgaaaatcggctagccctttcacatatactctagtgccgattttatcaacaataagatgcttatatagttagtgacaattaaggtgaaccctaattgtcatggctttccatttccatggatccatgggttcaaatataccatggaacATCCAtgaagcatcttatgggttttagcccaacttgacaatccatgaagcattagcccactatacaagtatggatgatttacacaatcaacccatatatttaattagtcttcttttgatcacttaattaatcctagattaattcttgatcaatactaattaaataatcttattaatatattagaacttataatatattaataaaccttaagtgttatttctttcATTATAGTCTATGCAAATgcttgatgccatgcaacccaaatggaccatgccgggtcgggtcaagtcttaccaattatagttatggacttagacattaatccaacagtctcccacttggataagtctaaaactattattgcaagtatgacttcaagaaccgactagcaatcgtagctctcaaaagcttctgtcgaactctgatcttgccgatgatctctgacctttgtcaatgacttgtccattagatatgtgatcgtatattcctccattctagatatcataaggattgagacatggattataatcattctctctgtccatttgttgtttcctgatttccgatttatgacgactgactaattgaacaaatcaaatcagtctaggccagccgagcacttacattttgtcatcactaaatcatcgaggggcccacagatatcgcttttatcccattaagggtaaaaggaatggataaactttgactcatatgcttgtactgactacttgtttaatcatacacaaagacacgttttataacatcgagttaccaaaatgttttcgtgtaatcaatgtataaccaacccctagtcaacaactcatatctctaggtttgaagaatataagatattatcgtctcatgattcactcgtgataaaatacatgaagtgattcaaatgagcgtgggttgaatccaatactcagaacttatgaccactcatgaatgttgtagcaaccattgctatgtctaatgcaccttagacaaatcttacaagccataTTTataacaatcttgattcatatctacttccaacatatgaccgactgtggatggtttgaataaaataattattctggaagtcaaagcatgcaaagtgaaacacaagactaatactaatcctatatggcctcaacactttgatagtaaataaaaataccttttatctaagcaccatattgattactcattatttaatGTTTCaattttatcaacttaatacttgaattgaagcAATattcatgccatgcaccaagcatgcatactatgttcgtccaaacaatagctatgccatactccaagtatgtacactatgtttacatatggtcttctctttgtgaaatagatcaattgacaatatttcaatgatgtttatttcacaattccaatccttcttgtaaatgtaagaataccaaactcttgccatttactataatctgttagattctaaacttatatgcaatgatccccttgtaatgaccactacaagaaaaaaggccttttacgacgcgcaaaatacgacgctcattgatctatgttacgcaaaggagagtgacattagaaaaatgtcatctcttcaaaaaatttaaagatagaagacacgcattattgcgcgcccttaaattagtgtctaaaaaaaacacggagggcacctataataaaatgcgcgtcgtctaagggtgtcgctttatattttttaatggaacgcgcgttccatcctttaatagtgggggaaagggggaaatgaaattctgaaaaaattaaaaaccccgccatgctctcctctaccttctttcaattgttcttctctctctctctctctcaatcaaaTACCAAAAATTGACTATTGTTGGAACTAGGGTTCCGGTTCTTAGTGAAATCGAAGATTTTTTGGTCACCAGGCCATGAAATTGATCAAAGGGGTACAGTTTAGAGTGATTTCCATATCAAGTAGAAcagtagctccattaaagtcaagGTCTCGAAACTCCATGGTCAATCACCATCAACATTCTACTTCTTTATTTGTTCCAGAGGTTTGTCTTCCTTTATTACGAGTTTTATAACCTTTTTAATCAAACTCAATTATCCCTCGATACCTAATGTTATCTTTTGCGTTGTTGCTTCTGCTCTGTTCTTCTTGAAACCTCCCCACACTCTCATGTCGAAACATAATTTATGATATCAAGTTGGAAATCAATAGAAATGGCTATGAAGGTCGGTTGGGTTGGACGATTCTCTGGAGGATGAGAGAGATTTGGACATGGCAGATCGTAGGGCTACAGAGATTGAGCTTGATACCATGGAGGGTTTTGCGTCAAGGGAAAAGCTCCACCATCATCTCAACGACCAAGGTTGGTTAGGGTTTctgttttttctttttctccttCCCCAGTTGAAAATTCTCTTTGGTATGTGCTAGTTCTCTCTCCAGCTTCTCATTTTGAAAGATTAATTGTTAGTGGAAATaggttttagattcattgaaatgTTCTCTTTTGCTTCCTTTTCTCTAATGAGCATTATCTGTTCTATTTCATATCTAATTTATATGGTCTGATTCTCTTTTTGTTTATTGGGTTTTATGTGTTAATCTGTGATAAAAATAAGTTCACTTTTTTGTGCAGGTTTCTTGACTTGAAGTTTAGTTTGTCTATCATATTTAGAGATAATAAACGAGTCTCTAGGAGGTATGCAATGAGCTTTAAGTAGGTCAATTAATAGATCCCATGAATCCAAGTGCACCACTTGCatgagttggatgaagttgtGGGTTACATGAGCCTGTGTTACCCTTTTGGGCTAACTGCCTCGGTTCTGTTTGGAAGACATCATAAGGCCATATTACAATCTCCAAAAAAAACTTTCCTTGTTCTTCTTTGCTTTAACTTCATCAGCCTCCAGATCTAATATTAATTTTTCTCTTAGATTCAGAAATTGATAAATCTCTTAAACAAGGTTTATCCCATTTTTTTCTTCAGTAGTGTAGAAAGACATGTTGCCAATGTATACGGTTGTTGAATTTTGGAGTGCGTGTTCATATTCTTATTGTGTTCCAGGAAACCTTTTGTCACAATACGCTGAAATCTTTGTTGGATCCTGTAACATTAACATAGGTAATGAATAGAATGCACACTGATAAGTGATATTGGTCATTTAGTAATTttaaaaacaggaaaaatattGGATATTTCCTTGAACAGCAACGCCATTGCACCTTATCTGAAAATGAAGACAAGTAGTATATTGTGTTGTTACTCTCGAGTTAATAGTTACACATGCTTATAGAAACAAATCTGATGATGTTTAAATTAGTATGACTATCACATTTGTTGCATGAAATTATTCTTACAGAACCAACTCTGATGATGTTTAAATTAGATGAGAAGCTGAAGTTGATAGAATCTCGTCTGGAAAGAAAAGTATTTACTAAACCACCTCAATACTCAACCCCTTTTACATTGTTTTCATCATATtgttacatataacaagatacaCTTTTTGTTATTGTAGAATTGAGGGCCCACTTCAGGCTTACATCCTCGTTGACGTACATCACGTGATATTCCTCCGGTGTGGAGTTAAGAATTTGGGGGTTTCTTTCAAGAAGCAAGTAAAATGTACAGCAACTAAAGTTTACTTGGTCTCAAATTCTTCTTGCCCAGGTTGTTTTTCTTCCCTCATTGTACTTTTAGTTTTCCCGCATCTTCTTATAGTTCCGAGATGCTTTCCATGTGCTTATAAGCTTGCTGGTGTTTACAAACTTATTGGCACGCATAAACTCATTTATATCTTGTAATCAGCTTCATGTTTAATAAGAATATATATTGCGCATTTTGATTGTAGTCTGAGGCTTGTAAGGTTTTCAGGTCATATTGAATTAAAACTGCATAGGCTAAGTTGATGAACTGTTGTGAAGTGTATGTTGCTTTAcgctaatatatgtttatgttttcaggttccaaTGGCTCCAAAACAGCCAAACACAGGACTCTTTGTGGGTCTAAATAAAGGGCATGTTGCCACCAAGAAGGAATTAGCACCTCGTCCTTCCGACAGAAAAGGGGTAAGTAAAAATCATGATATCTAAATTGTGTTGAGTTTCTTTTGGTTAAATTAATGGTTGTGTTTCTTTGGATTATATATAGAAAACAAGCATAAGATCACACTTCGTGAGAAACCTTATCATGTAtatttgagatcttttgtctttaaAATAAAGGGCTTTGAATCATACCTTGAgctatagaactcaaacggaaTCACAGGTGCctatgattctgttttccatcagatctatagtcatattgtaaaaatcataccttgagctatagaacccaaacggaccccaaaccagttcccaaagttcacaaattgagttggctaactttcttaagcaggccaacctcactggtaaggactttatctatgtgcaagaatggaatctttgctgttaggtctgattcgggtctgttctgatatgacattttgttttcatcatttataagacttggaaaaggatccagagtgattccaagtttctatatgttcctgatattatgaatttaagatctggagcagatggggtgttatttccaattataaattggttagaattgatccagactccagattagtgggcagtcaccagcttttacttgtgttgtgattgtccacaatgtgaattttatatccggagcttgggaaatgcttttcattcaattccaactctgagactttcatttgtatgtcctttacttctctgaattttggtatggacgaattctacttacaagttgggtagaattggccaacctcacttgactgtcttgttggagacagaagtgatacacctttttgtaaaattcatatttaattcatcatttggagttagaaggagttctttatagttctggAATCCTGAATAATCAtattttcctataaaatttagttaaagctatgtttctgttttagattttggagtaaatccattttgaacagcaggtctgttttagagaccttgctgtgattactcttttctcaactcatagcttcattacttctcctttctaacctttagtccttctaagatgggttttaaaagtttaaaatttttgcaagtgtGCTATTGAAAATGAATAGCTGTACAGCTCTTTGTTGTATCTCAGTATCAATGCATGTTTCATATCTGTCAATGTgtgtgaaattaaatattatcaaattttgcatatacaaaaaaaaaatgtagcTCCTATTTATTATAAACTCACTTGCTGAATATTGCCCAGATCTGGTTTTGTAATTCGGGATCTGGTGGTTGAGAGTGCATCAAAATCTTTGCGTATGTTGAGAGAAGAATGGATATTGTTGGAGTCctgtagaaacaaaaaaaaaatagatgatgatcacaaaagaaaacatagatgtATAGAAATAGAAATACTCACGATACAGTAGGAAGCTTCTCATGTATAATGACAAAAATGTCCTTTGGGCTACACCCAGGTCGTCTGGCCAAAAGATGGCTGTATTCTCCAAGCAGATAAGCGCTAACCTGCATAATGACTTCAGCATACAGTTGTCTATATTTGTGTAGGAAATATAAGATATAATCTACATACCTTCACCATTGTCTCATGTATTGCAGGCTTATCAAGATATTCTCTAGCTTTGAGAGCTGCATAAGGCTaatgattaaaaaaagaaaagtgaGTCAGTAGTAAGTCCTATGAACTTTAATAATGCAGATACCAATCTACATTCTACAATACCAAATTAATTAGAATATTCATGAATCAGAATGGAGATTCTAAAGATCATCATCCAAATGCACCAAAATTTAGAGTAAGATCGAACCACTATTAATGAAGGTATTCTACTGGGCTAGGATGCTTGTTGTTTGGATATGGAGCCATGGAAGAACTTGGACCCTTCCGTGTTAACAGTGATGGAAAAACACTCTACCCCAACCACTATGCATGGAACAATGGTAACAAAAATTCCTTTAATTACTATGTCCCATTCACATCACTTATAATCTTAGTCCCTGTCTTGCAGGTGCATGCCTAACCCTATAAAACCTTTGCTTTTGAGGTACTAACTGTTTTATCCTGGAATTTTTTTTGCCTGAGATTTTTTGCTGCCAGCTATCCCTTCGGGAccactcttatgtattatgttaaaagcaccaattcagaaatttgctgattatgtaagtcagctttcctcttcctttttgctttttattatttatgcacCCTTATGCCACAAATCTCTTTATTTATCATACTAAATATGCAACCATCCCTTATTTtactcctaacttgttgtataattcATTCATGTCAGCTGCATATATGTTGCATAAAATAAATTGGTAAAAGTAGACATGTGAATTATGCATCTGTTATCTCAAatcttacatttatttttatttctgttaTTGTTTTTTCCAGCTTTTAGGTGTTGGTGTCAAGCTTGTTGGCAATACAGTGTGGAGTACCCtctttcatcaattcttaatagtgatgtcacgtgagaaatcatttttctttttgttaaacaaGTCTTTATTATCATGTATTAGGTCATACCATGGGTAAAAACAGCCTTGCCCCTGGTTccggggttgtcacaaaatacttCACTTTTTAACCTTGTTTGtggtttcatttagtaataatccttctgagggggtgtttgttgggctgcttctttcaatgtcattaacaacagtggtaagtaaaatcttactactatgaacctcttttgcttaaacctaccttattgacctgtagctgattaaacattaaattaattatgcaggttttgaagtttttgatggaaaagaatagtgttaatgctcttcatagaaaagtatgttggtattttaggaaatttggctaataatttagttaattatataaaaaatgttgaaatcttacatttttctactattggaatgattatttgtagtattacatttgtctactattcgaatgattatttgtataacattaacttttgtgcaatgcattgtattatttgtatatggtattttattttccattatgtgacataaaatgcaaatttaatatgaaaataagtaaatccaaaaataatttttttttaatttaaaattacgatacgcaaaaatgtgtgtcatcttcatttatgacatggcctttcttgacaggggctttcttgatacgcattgcgtgtcattaacacgcacgtcgtaaggttacgacacgcgaatgcgtgtcgtcttcctttatgacagggccttccttgatacgcattgcgtgtcgtaaccgcacGTCGTAAATACgtgtcgtaaatgcacgtcgtaaatgcgcgtcgtctctagacgacgcgcaaatgcgcgtcgtctatctttatgacatggccttccttgacacgcatttgcgcgtcgtctgagccatttacgacgcgcaatgagcgtcgtaaaaggccttttttcttgtagtggactatgaacaaagtcacaaagatttggcaacagacattacagagtattcaaatggaaagcaattccatggaaatgaagtctcagattcaaagtacattcctttgaacatccttctttgcattaagttctttaatcttacacagattcaaagaaaaacttccacctatggaaacaatcccatattcccattttgaccatcacttttgaacaagacttgcctcttttcaaaatatgtcaatatggtcctttccaaagtttacattatacttccaattgtccacgagtaaccaatctttggtaagcctcatattgtcctcgacaattgtttaatcattttagtcatatccatttctattactttttccctcttaatgccctaagcatttggtaaatttagaatggataaatattatagcacatgtaatcaaacctATACCCAAACCATATGGGACATGaatcatgctataaaatttttattttccatgtcctcacaattcgaactatgaagaggtatgcataatcataatcgaattttaagaacgcaacatatatagaatttccttatgttgaaccattcaaacataacattcatatatatccttgactaaagctgattaaaatctcaatcgaatgaagtataaaatcccctcccttaattatagcaaaacaacttttcaa
The genomic region above belongs to Lactuca sativa cultivar Salinas chromosome 4, Lsat_Salinas_v11, whole genome shotgun sequence and contains:
- the LOC111913800 gene encoding AP-2 complex subunit alpha-2-like, which produces MVKVSAYLLGEYSHLLARRPGCSPKDIFVIIHEKLPTVSTPTISILLSTYAKILMHSQPPDPELQNQIWAIFSKYETCIDTEIQQRAVQLFIFNSTLAKILNF